The Phacochoerus africanus isolate WHEZ1 chromosome 3, ROS_Pafr_v1, whole genome shotgun sequence genome window below encodes:
- the MATN4 gene encoding matrilin-4 — protein sequence MRGLLGSLLPLLLLLLQPWETQLQFAGPRCRTGPLDLVFVIDSSRSVRPFEFETMRQFLVGLLRSLDVGPNATRVGVIQYSSQVQSVFPLSAFSRREDMESAIRALVPLAQGTMTGLAIQYAMNVAFSVAEGARPPEARVPRVAVIVTDGRPQDRVAEVAAQARARGIEIYAVGVQRADVGSLRAMASPPLDEHVFLVESFDLIQEFGQQFQGRLCRKDLCAEGGHGCQHQCVSAPGTFHCACNPGYRLAADNKSCLAINLCTEETHGCEHHCVSSPGSYFCRCRAGFVLQQDQRSCRAIDYCSFGNHSCQHECVNTFGGPRCRCREGHDLLPDGRSCQARDLCNGVDHGCEFQCVSEGLSYRCLCPEGQQLLADGKSCNRCREGHVDLVLLVDGSKSVRPQNFELVKRFVNQIVDFLDVSPEGTRVGLVQFSSRVRTEFPLGRYGTAAEVKQAVLAVEYMERGTMTGLALRHMVEHSFSEAQGARPRALNVPRVGLVFTDGRSQDDVSVWAARAKEEGIVMYAVGVGKAVEEELREIASEPAELHVSYSPDFSTMTHLLENLKGSICPEEGIGAGTELRSPCECESLVEFQGRTLGALESLSQNLAQLTARLEELENQLAAQK from the exons ATGAGGGGGCTTCTAGGTTCGCTGCTGCCCCTGTTACTGCTCCTTCTCCAGCCCTGGGAAACGCAGCTCCAGTTCGCAG GTCCCAGGTGCCGCACTGGGCCCCTGGATTTGGTGTTCGTGATTGATAGCTCCCGCAGCGTGCGCCCCTTCGAATTTGAGACGATGCGGCAGTTCCTGGTGGGCCTCCTTCGCAGCTTGGACGTAGGACCTAACGCCACGCGCGTCGGAGTAATCCAGTATTCGAGTCAAGTGCAGAGCGTCTTCCCGCTCAGTGCCTTTTCGCGCCGTGAGGATATGGAGAGCGCCATCCGCGCTTTAGTGCCACTGGCACAGGGCACCATGACGGGTCTGGCAATCCAGTATGCCATGAACGTGGCCTTTAGCGTGGCCGAGGGCGCGCGCCCACCAGAGGCGCGCGTGCCGCGTGTCGCTGTCATCGTGACCGACGGGCGGCCCCAGGATCGCGTGGCCGAAGTGGCGGCGCAGGCGCGCGCCCGTGGCATCGAGATCTACGCCGTGGGTGTGCAGCGCGCCGACGTCGGCTCCCTGCGCGCCATGGCATCTCCCCCGCTGGACGAGCACGTCTTCCTTGTTGAGTCCTTCGACCTTATCCAGGAGTTTGGCCAGCAGTTCCAGGGCCGGCTGTGTC GAAAGGACTTGTGTGCTGAGGGGGGACACGGCTGCCAGCACCAGTGTGTGAGCGCCCCAGGCACGTTCCACTGTGCCTGCAACCCTGGCTACCGGCTAGCAGCAGATAACAAGAGCTGTTTGG CCATCAACCTGTGCACCGAAGAGACCCATGGCTGTGAGCATCACTGCGTCAGCTCCCCAGGCTCCTATTTCTGTCGCTGCCGAGCTGGCTTTGTACTCCAGCAGGACCAGAGGAGCTGCAGGG CCATTGACTACTGCAGCTTTGGGAACCACAGCTGCCAACATGAGTGTGTTAACACCTTTGGTGGCCCGAGGTGCCGCTGCAGAGAGGGCCATGACttgctgcctgatgggaggagctgtCAGG CCCGGGACCTTTGCAACGGAGTAGACCATGGATGCGAGTTCCAGTGTGTGAGTGAGGGCCTCTCCTACCGCTGCCTGTGCCCTGAGGGGCAGCAGCTCCTGGCAGATGGCAAGAGCTGCAACC GATGCCGGGAAGGCCATGTGGACCTGGTTCTGCTGGTCGATGGTTCCAAGAGTGTGCGCCCGCAGAACTTCGAGCTGGTGAAGCGCTTCGTGAACCAGATCGTGGACTTTCTGGACGTGTCCCCCGAGGGCACGCGCGTGGGACTGGTGCAGTTCTCCAGCCGCGTGCGTACCGAGTTCCCCCTGGGCCGCTACGGCACAGCGGCCGAGGTGAAGCAGGCGGTCCTGGCTGTGGAGTACATGGAGCGCGGCACCATGACCGGGCTGGCGCTGCGCCACATGGTGGAGCACAGCTTCTCGGAGGCTCAGGGCGCGCGGCCCCGAGCCCTCAACGTGCCACGCGTGGGCCTGGTCTTCACGGACGGCCGCTCCCAGGATGACGTCTCAGTGTGGGCAGCGCGCGCCAAGGAGGAAG GCATCGTTATGTACGCGGTGGGCGTGGGCAAAGCGGTGGAGGAGGAGCTGCGAGAAATCGCCTCGGAGCCGGCGGAATTACACGTGTCCTACTCGCCTGACTTCAGCACCATGACGCACCTGCTGGAGAACCTCAAAGGCAGCATCTGCCCAG AGGAGGGCATCGGCGCCGGGACAGAGCTTCGGAGCCCCTGTGAATGCGAAAGCCTCGTGGAGTTCCAGGGACGCACGCTGGGGGCGCTCGAGAGTCTGTCGCAGAATC TGGCCCAGCTGACCGCGCGCCTGGAGGAACTGGAGAACCAGCTGGCCGCCCAGAAGTGA